A region from the Buteo buteo chromosome 19, bButBut1.hap1.1, whole genome shotgun sequence genome encodes:
- the REP15 gene encoding LOW QUALITY PROTEIN: rab15 effector protein (The sequence of the model RefSeq protein was modified relative to this genomic sequence to represent the inferred CDS: deleted 3 bases in 2 codons; substituted 1 base at 1 genomic stop codon): MWKXPPPAQKMGQKVSHEEVHQENKAETLVICEVFSQGVVHASQRLKDYLGFVDPQSKFQPATNTLSEIFLVNFISFCVEKGVEERIATSKMTEQQSSLFGVDWVWSLSGADKQIKLQVAVQALQLAELSCSGGGPEAVEDCCREAVLADECFQNRSRFEKLAEFCRLVGRDCLGLFIMFGVPGKPKAIRGVMLDSIAKEEQKCCLLGRDALWQFVTSTDSFLPTKDMLENCLGAKNGPKEVGNVYINFL; encoded by the exons ATGTGGAAGTGACCTCCTCCTGCACAGAAAATGGGCCAGAAGGTCTCACACGAGGAGGTC CACCAAGAGAACAAGGCTGAAACTCTGGTCATCTGCGAAGTCTTCAGCCAAGGTGTGGTCCATGCATCTCAAAGGCTGAAGGACTATCTTGGGTTTGTGGATCCTCAGAGCAAATTCCAGCCAGCCACAAACACACTGAGCGAGATCTTTTTGGTCAACTTCATCAGCTTCTGCGTGGAAAAGGGGGTGGAGGAACGTATCGCGACCAGCAAAATGACCGAGCAGCAGTCCTCCCTGTTCGGGGTGGACTGGGTTTGGAGTCTGTCTGGGGCTGACAAGCAAATCAAACTCCAGGTCGCTGTGCAGGCTTTACAGCTGgctgagctctcctgcagcggcggcggcccg GAGGCGGTGGAGGACTGCTGCCGGGAAGCCGTGCTGGCAGACGAGTGCTTCCAAAACAGGAGCAGGTTTGAGAAGCTGGCGGAGTTCTGCCGCTTGGTGGGACGGGACTGCCTGGGCTTGTTCATCATGTTCGGTGTGCCAGGGAAGCCCAAGGCCATCCGAGGAGTCATGTTAGACAGCATTGCCAAGGAGGAACAAAAATGCTGCCTGTTGGGCAGGGATGCGCTATGGCAATTTGTCACCAGTACCGACAGCTTCCTGCCCACAAAAGACATGCTGGAAAACTGCCTTGGTGCAAAAAATGGACCAAAAGAGGTGGGCAATGTGTACATAAACTTTCTGTAA